The following coding sequences are from one Bacillaceae bacterium S4-13-56 window:
- a CDS encoding anaerobic glycerol-3-phosphate dehydrogenase subunit C → MLPDIDFSLEKCLKCNACTANCPMTGVTLDFGGPKHMGPEIKRLTQNQPFFDDSRIELCTLCGTCDVSCPEGVQVSVLTAHAKALHAETSGTKLRDLVLSNAELVGKLASTFGPVTNATMKSKSIRKVMETVLKIPAERRFPDYRFNNFKRRYKKREVNTERKVAYFVGCYATYNAPEVADSFVKVMEYNGIEVAYPEQVCCGVPMFSNGQMKQAIKNANKNVATFLDYARRGYDIVLTCTSCTDAFKKDYISFLQSQDAIELAEHVYDADEYLRILHENGELNTEFGEINIRAGYYSPCHMKSQGIGNPAMDILEMIPGYEISDLAASCCGQCGTFGFKEEKFEYSMALGKSMGEAVSELDADYTVTECGMCKNQLDEVTNKVTKHPMQILLEAYEKGENEKDANGSF, encoded by the coding sequence ATGCTACCAGACATTGATTTCTCTTTAGAAAAGTGTCTCAAATGTAATGCTTGTACAGCTAATTGTCCAATGACGGGGGTCACCTTAGATTTTGGTGGTCCAAAGCATATGGGACCAGAGATTAAACGATTAACACAAAACCAACCATTTTTCGATGATTCTCGGATTGAGCTATGCACCTTATGTGGTACTTGTGATGTTTCCTGTCCAGAGGGGGTACAGGTGTCGGTTCTTACTGCTCATGCTAAGGCCCTTCATGCTGAAACTTCTGGAACAAAATTAAGAGATCTTGTATTAAGTAACGCGGAATTAGTAGGAAAACTAGCTTCTACATTTGGACCTGTAACCAATGCAACCATGAAATCGAAATCAATTAGAAAAGTCATGGAGACCGTTTTAAAAATTCCAGCTGAACGTAGATTCCCAGACTATCGTTTCAACAATTTTAAACGGAGATACAAAAAGCGCGAAGTAAATACAGAAAGAAAAGTTGCGTATTTTGTTGGATGCTATGCTACCTATAACGCTCCAGAGGTTGCCGATTCATTTGTTAAAGTTATGGAGTACAACGGAATTGAAGTAGCATACCCAGAGCAAGTTTGCTGCGGAGTTCCTATGTTCTCTAATGGACAGATGAAACAGGCCATTAAAAACGCGAATAAGAATGTTGCTACCTTCTTGGATTATGCACGCCGAGGTTATGATATCGTTCTAACTTGTACCAGTTGTACGGACGCTTTTAAAAAGGATTATATCTCTTTTTTACAAAGCCAAGACGCGATAGAACTAGCAGAGCATGTATATGATGCAGATGAGTACTTACGAATTCTTCACGAAAATGGAGAATTAAATACTGAATTTGGCGAAATTAATATTCGTGCAGGCTACTACAGTCCTTGCCATATGAAGAGTCAAGGTATTGGAAATCCAGCCATGGACATTTTAGAAATGATTCCTGGTTATGAAATTTCCGATCTAGCAGCGAGCTGCTGCGGTCAATGTGGTACTTTCGGATTTAAAGAAGAAAAATTTGAGTATTCAATGGCATTAGGAAAATCCATGGGAGAAGCCGTATCAGAGCTTGATGCAGACTATACGGTTACAGAATGCGGCATGTGTAAGAACCAATTAGACGAAGTGACAAACAAAGTTACTAAGCACCCTATGCAAATTTTGTTAGAGGCTTATGAAAAAGGGGAAAATGAGAAGGACGCCAATGGAAGCTTTTAA
- a CDS encoding FAD-binding protein, which translates to MYDVVVIGQGLTGVLSAIYAKKKNLSVALVSEGVGRIAQSTGVMDLLPGSNGNLEDWKKFFQIDQEGESILDKATQEFLSLTNDIAYPYYGNLGTPISMVTGSGYVKQTRLYPKTISALPKKGKVVIVGISELLDFRPEFMKGNLQDHNHQLEIETISISIKKDTQRVLTQLDVARLLDQKEIRERFIQNIKRQLVSENVDLFIFPASLGLRHWEEVLTDLERELRAKVTEAPGMPPNATAYRLFEALRKDSIKLGIRYYSNTTVSGANFENEKVESITVHNHNRATTVKGRSFILATGGLLGGGLDIQESIWAENALHLPMNDQGECIYVPSNVSIAGATKNQERTRYGITGGIYSIFSSYLSVYTLLEENVGGVSYATRH; encoded by the coding sequence ATGTATGATGTTGTCGTCATCGGTCAAGGGTTAACAGGTGTTTTATCGGCCATTTATGCAAAAAAGAAAAATTTGTCTGTGGCTCTCGTTTCAGAAGGTGTAGGAAGAATTGCTCAATCTACTGGAGTCATGGACTTACTCCCAGGTTCAAATGGCAATCTCGAAGATTGGAAAAAGTTCTTCCAAATCGACCAAGAAGGTGAATCCATTTTAGATAAAGCTACTCAAGAATTTTTATCATTAACGAATGACATCGCTTACCCTTACTATGGTAATTTGGGAACTCCCATTTCTATGGTCACAGGCTCTGGGTATGTAAAACAGACCCGCTTATATCCTAAAACCATTTCCGCACTGCCTAAGAAAGGAAAAGTGGTGATTGTCGGAATAAGTGAATTATTGGATTTCCGTCCTGAATTTATGAAAGGAAATCTTCAGGATCACAATCATCAATTGGAAATAGAAACCATCTCTATTTCCATAAAAAAAGATACTCAACGAGTGTTGACCCAACTAGATGTTGCAAGATTACTAGACCAGAAAGAAATTCGGGAACGCTTCATCCAAAATATCAAACGTCAGTTGGTTAGTGAGAACGTAGACTTATTTATCTTTCCTGCATCTTTAGGACTCCGCCATTGGGAAGAAGTTCTTACTGATCTAGAAAGGGAGCTACGTGCCAAAGTTACAGAAGCACCTGGCATGCCACCAAATGCAACTGCCTACCGCCTATTCGAGGCTTTGCGGAAGGACTCTATTAAACTTGGAATTCGATATTATTCCAATACCACTGTTTCAGGAGCAAATTTTGAAAATGAAAAAGTAGAATCTATTACTGTCCATAATCACAATCGTGCTACTACTGTGAAAGGTCGTTCCTTTATATTAGCAACTGGTGGACTATTAGGTGGAGGTCTTGACATACAGGAAAGCATTTGGGCTGAAAACGCCTTGCACCTCCCAATGAATGACCAAGGAGAATGCATCTATGTTCCATCCAATGTTTCTATTGCTGGTGCCACCAAGAATCAAGAACGAACTAGATATGGTATTACTGGTGGTATTTATTCCATTTTTTCAAGCTATCTTTCAGTCTATACTCTGCTTGAGGAAAACGTAGGAGGGGTTTCATATGCTACCAGACATTGA
- the glpA gene encoding anaerobic glycerol-3-phosphate dehydrogenase subunit GlpA: MGKMFETDVVVIGGGMTGLGVLRDLTLRGIQATLIEQRDLIHGTSSRNHGLLHSGARYAVRDEEAAIESYKENLILKKTIPGSVEACGGLFVKVPQDEDAYVKQWIQACEKIGIPIEEMELDDVLKREPFLNKDIQVAYSVPDGAVDPFTMSVDVAADSVKRGAQLLTYHEVIGMITDQHGVKGVKVRNFYTKEEFEIFATIVVNAAGPWGAQLATLAGLPLKLINNKGMLSILNHRINQRVINRLRMPGDADIFVPAHNVTIFGTTGKNVEDPNDTSLDQHEFEQMLEIGTALVPNLKKLRMIRAFSGSRPLYQDESKVDDSGRSLSRGLVLLDHHERDGMDGFITITGGKLTTFRYMAEKTVDLISQKLGGTELCSTHEEVVPHRETMDFKQIQNMAPAAMNKLSHWAGFRSEAIKKSMNEDEHGKLVVCECEQVTWSEVVSAIQESGSFHIGNIRRRTRLGMGPCQGTYCNQRVASLAVEKGIATPEEANIALQEALQSRQKGMYIIESMETKKQLQFMDTMYHVSLGIPKGGSTACMMLSSSVKG; encoded by the coding sequence ATGGGAAAAATGTTTGAAACAGACGTTGTGGTTATCGGCGGTGGCATGACTGGTTTAGGCGTTCTCCGTGACCTTACCTTGAGAGGAATTCAAGCAACACTTATAGAACAAAGAGATCTTATTCATGGTACTTCTTCGCGCAATCATGGGCTACTCCATTCCGGTGCGCGTTATGCTGTACGTGATGAAGAAGCTGCTATTGAAAGTTATAAAGAGAATTTAATTTTGAAAAAAACCATTCCTGGTTCTGTTGAAGCATGTGGTGGGCTGTTTGTAAAAGTTCCACAAGATGAGGATGCTTACGTGAAACAGTGGATCCAAGCCTGTGAAAAGATCGGTATTCCAATTGAAGAAATGGAACTTGATGATGTTTTGAAAAGGGAACCATTCCTTAATAAGGATATTCAAGTAGCTTATAGTGTCCCTGATGGAGCAGTGGACCCTTTTACAATGTCCGTTGATGTGGCAGCAGATTCAGTAAAGCGAGGGGCACAGCTTTTGACCTACCATGAAGTGATTGGCATGATCACAGACCAACATGGTGTTAAAGGTGTAAAGGTCCGCAACTTCTATACCAAGGAAGAGTTTGAAATCTTTGCAACTATTGTTGTTAATGCTGCTGGACCATGGGGCGCACAGCTCGCTACATTAGCGGGGCTTCCACTAAAACTCATTAATAATAAAGGAATGCTTTCCATATTAAATCACCGAATTAACCAACGAGTCATCAATCGACTCCGTATGCCAGGTGATGCTGATATATTTGTTCCAGCTCATAATGTTACCATTTTTGGAACTACTGGAAAGAATGTTGAAGATCCCAATGATACATCCTTGGACCAACATGAATTTGAGCAAATGCTTGAAATAGGAACTGCCCTTGTACCAAATTTGAAAAAGTTGCGTATGATTCGTGCCTTTAGTGGTAGTCGCCCACTATATCAAGATGAAAGTAAAGTTGATGACAGTGGTCGCAGCTTATCACGTGGATTGGTTCTTCTAGATCATCATGAACGTGATGGCATGGACGGTTTTATCACTATAACAGGTGGAAAGTTAACTACATTCCGCTACATGGCAGAAAAAACCGTCGATTTAATCAGTCAAAAATTAGGTGGGACAGAACTTTGTAGCACTCATGAAGAAGTCGTTCCGCACAGAGAAACTATGGATTTCAAACAAATTCAAAATATGGCCCCTGCAGCTATGAATAAGTTATCCCATTGGGCCGGCTTTCGCTCAGAGGCCATTAAAAAATCAATGAACGAAGACGAACATGGAAAGCTCGTTGTCTGTGAATGCGAGCAAGTGACCTGGAGTGAAGTGGTTTCTGCTATTCAGGAAAGTGGCAGCTTCCATATTGGAAATATTAGAAGGAGAACTCGACTAGGAATGGGACCTTGTCAAGGCACCTATTGTAACCAGCGTGTCGCTTCCCTTGCCGTTGAAAAGGGTATAGCTACTCCAGAAGAAGCCAATATCGCGTTACAAGAAGCCCTGCAAAGTCGTCAAAAAGGCATGTATATTATTGAGAGCATGGAAACAAAAAAACAGCTTCAGTTTATGGATACTATGTATCATGTGTCTCTTGGAATTCCAAAAGGGGGGAGTACAGCATGTATGATGTTGTCGTCATCGGTCAAGGGTTAA
- a CDS encoding glycerol-3-phosphate responsive antiterminator has product MEIFNQKIIPAIRTVRELEKIFDTNYEYAVFLDLHIAQVKNVITIAKQNGKKMLLHVDMIHGLKHDEYATEFLIQEIKPDGLISTRSNVIKKAKQKNVLSIQRLFLLDQSALDKSIQLIQKTEPDYIEVLPGIIPPLIKEVKEITGKPVLAGGFIRTYSDVERALEAGASGITTSNQELWKKYE; this is encoded by the coding sequence ATGGAAATTTTTAACCAAAAAATCATACCAGCCATTCGTACTGTACGTGAACTTGAGAAAATTTTTGACACCAATTATGAATATGCAGTGTTCCTGGATCTACATATTGCCCAGGTTAAAAATGTTATCACTATAGCTAAACAGAATGGCAAAAAAATGCTTCTCCATGTCGACATGATTCATGGGTTAAAGCATGATGAGTATGCAACGGAGTTTTTAATTCAAGAAATTAAACCAGATGGTCTCATTTCCACACGGTCAAACGTGATCAAAAAAGCAAAACAAAAAAATGTACTCTCCATTCAGAGGCTATTTTTACTTGATCAAAGTGCATTAGACAAAAGTATACAATTAATCCAAAAAACAGAACCTGATTATATTGAGGTACTTCCTGGCATTATTCCACCTCTCATTAAAGAGGTTAAGGAAATTACAGGAAAGCCAGTCCTAGCAGGTGGTTTTATTAGAACTTATTCCGATGTCGAAAGGGCTTTAGAAGCAGGTGCATCAGGTATAACAACCTCCAATCAGGAGTTATGGAAGAAGTATGAGTAG
- a CDS encoding DUF5667 domain-containing protein gives MKLSSFILSGILASILVLPVAAFAEEGEKVIDNDVLTDDVVNDGENTATEGTTEVGTNVESTEESTSTEEDSGTEVDESTTTDENTEVVEEDVAVEDDLEEPGLIPGDFFYFVKIFAEKIRLAITFDDYKQAELLAEQAAERIKEANALIAEGKSDEAAELLQTALKAQAEAEELVNEEGTDAENITTENTGEELTLGEETVVGENEEEVISEDEIVAEEEEATVIGSKLANNIDSLLLVLEKVDNPKAQEAIAKNIQKSFEKLEKRIKKLAEKDAKFEEKLAHIQSKLDEGKISEEEAEEEIEEMEEELVEEQEEIAREEEKDMEEMNREVEKEVSEALVEEEEKLEKAEEKAEKAAEKAEKAAEKAKEKAAKELEKQEKKAEKKAEKQDKDEDDKDEDQDDKDEDQDEEDEDKDEDNE, from the coding sequence ATGAAGCTTAGCTCATTTATACTTAGCGGAATTTTAGCATCTATTTTAGTTTTACCAGTGGCCGCATTTGCAGAAGAGGGAGAAAAGGTAATTGATAATGATGTTTTAACTGACGATGTAGTGAACGATGGTGAAAACACTGCAACTGAGGGAACTACAGAAGTAGGAACTAATGTAGAAAGTACAGAAGAATCAACAAGTACTGAAGAAGATTCGGGTACAGAAGTAGATGAGAGTACTACTACAGATGAAAATACTGAAGTGGTTGAAGAAGACGTAGCTGTTGAAGACGATTTAGAAGAACCTGGACTCATCCCTGGTGATTTTTTCTACTTTGTAAAAATCTTTGCTGAAAAAATTAGATTGGCCATCACTTTTGATGACTATAAACAAGCTGAATTATTAGCAGAACAAGCTGCTGAAAGAATCAAAGAGGCCAATGCTCTAATTGCTGAAGGTAAGTCTGACGAAGCTGCTGAGTTACTTCAAACAGCACTTAAGGCACAAGCAGAAGCTGAAGAATTAGTAAATGAAGAAGGCACAGACGCAGAAAATATTACAACTGAAAATACTGGAGAAGAGTTAACTCTTGGCGAAGAAACAGTTGTCGGTGAAAATGAAGAAGAAGTTATTTCAGAAGATGAGATAGTAGCAGAAGAGGAAGAGGCTACTGTGATAGGAAGTAAACTAGCAAATAATATCGACTCATTATTACTTGTTTTAGAAAAAGTAGATAATCCAAAAGCACAAGAAGCAATTGCTAAAAACATTCAAAAATCCTTTGAAAAGCTGGAAAAAAGAATTAAAAAGCTAGCTGAAAAAGATGCAAAATTTGAAGAAAAACTAGCACATATTCAATCTAAACTAGACGAAGGCAAGATTTCTGAGGAAGAAGCAGAGGAAGAGATAGAAGAAATGGAAGAAGAGCTAGTTGAAGAACAGGAAGAGATTGCTCGCGAAGAAGAAAAAGATATGGAAGAAATGAATAGAGAAGTAGAAAAAGAAGTTTCTGAAGCCTTAGTAGAGGAAGAAGAGAAATTAGAAAAGGCTGAAGAGAAAGCAGAAAAAGCGGCTGAAAAGGCTGAAAAGGCAGCAGAAAAGGCTAAAGAAAAAGCTGCCAAAGAATTAGAAAAACAAGAAAAGAAAGCAGAGAAAAAAGCTGAAAAGCAAGATAAAGATGAAGATGACAAAGATGAAGATCAAGATGACAAAGATGAAGATCAAGATGAAGAAGATGAAGACAAAGATGAGGATAACGAATAA
- a CDS encoding DUF2500 domain-containing protein, whose translation MDSFPSSGPGIGFPGDIMFTIVPVFIGIVFVIVIGTIIFRAAKGAKQWNYNNQQPVLTVDATVISKRTDVSRHHHNHDNHHHHRTSTYYYVTFEVGSGDRMEFQVDGKEFGLLAEGDYGNLTFQGTRYQGFQRFAYEENN comes from the coding sequence ATGGATTCATTTCCATCATCAGGTCCTGGAATAGGCTTCCCAGGTGACATTATGTTTACAATAGTTCCTGTCTTTATAGGTATTGTATTTGTTATAGTTATTGGCACCATTATTTTTCGTGCTGCAAAAGGAGCTAAGCAATGGAATTATAACAACCAACAGCCCGTATTGACTGTTGATGCCACTGTTATCTCTAAGCGTACGGATGTTAGCCGTCATCATCATAATCATGATAACCATCATCATCACAGAACATCTACTTACTATTATGTCACGTTTGAAGTAGGAAGTGGAGATCGAATGGAGTTTCAAGTGGATGGAAAAGAATTTGGATTACTTGCTGAAGGCGATTACGGCAATCTTACTTTCCAAGGAACACGCTATCAAGGTTTTCAGCGTTTTGCCTATGAAGAAAATAATTAA
- a CDS encoding excisionase family DNA-binding protein — protein sequence MYLTVKETAEYLSMHPSVVESLIQEKKIRAVHDGEQYLINKEQFATHLNQLEKLRKQMQEYLTEPLPEDPDVKDED from the coding sequence ATGTACTTAACAGTAAAAGAAACAGCAGAATACCTATCAATGCATCCTTCTGTTGTGGAATCTCTGATTCAAGAGAAGAAAATCCGTGCAGTTCATGATGGAGAACAATATTTAATTAACAAGGAACAGTTTGCTACCCATCTTAATCAATTAGAAAAATTAAGGAAGCAAATGCAGGAGTATTTGACAGAGCCTCTACCCGAAGACCCTGACGTCAAGGATGAAGATTAG
- a CDS encoding acyl-CoA dehydrogenase — translation MDFSVSDKVKSWSETLERFMEEVIFPNEKVYKEQLNQSNHRFERIPPVMEEMKRKAKEQGLWNLFLPDEKYGVGLTNLEYAPLCEIMGKSFLAPEVFNCNAPDTGNMEVLARYGTEAQKERWLKPLLEGEIRSAFCMTEPEVASSDATNITAEIVRDGDEYVISGRKWWSSGAGDPRCQILIFMGKTDPNAERHRQQSMVLVPMNTPGVKVERMVPVFGYDDAPHGHAEITFTNVRVPVENILVGEGEGFAIAQGRLGPGRIHHCMRAIGAAERALAYMCERVQQREAFGRPLAHQGVIREWIADSRIEIEQARLLVLNAADMMDKVGNKAAKKEIAMIKVVAPNVALKVIDRAIQAFGGAGVSEDFPLANSYALIRTLRIADGPDEVHRQSVAKVELKEQSGKRLTKM, via the coding sequence ATGGATTTTTCGGTTTCGGATAAGGTGAAGTCATGGTCAGAGACGTTAGAACGGTTTATGGAGGAAGTCATTTTTCCAAATGAAAAAGTCTATAAAGAACAGTTGAACCAATCCAATCATCGTTTCGAACGCATTCCACCTGTGATGGAAGAGATGAAAAGAAAAGCAAAAGAGCAGGGCTTATGGAATTTATTTTTACCAGATGAGAAGTATGGAGTCGGCCTAACCAATCTAGAATATGCGCCACTTTGTGAAATTATGGGGAAATCATTCCTTGCACCCGAGGTATTTAATTGTAATGCCCCTGATACAGGGAATATGGAGGTGCTGGCACGATATGGAACGGAGGCTCAAAAAGAAAGGTGGCTCAAGCCTCTACTTGAAGGAGAAATTCGATCCGCTTTTTGTATGACGGAGCCTGAAGTGGCTTCCTCAGATGCGACTAATATTACAGCTGAGATTGTTCGGGACGGAGACGAATATGTGATTAGTGGTCGGAAATGGTGGTCTTCCGGTGCTGGGGACCCACGTTGTCAGATTTTAATTTTTATGGGAAAAACGGACCCTAATGCGGAGCGCCATCGTCAACAATCTATGGTTCTAGTACCCATGAATACACCAGGGGTCAAAGTGGAACGAATGGTACCTGTTTTCGGGTATGACGATGCCCCACATGGTCACGCTGAAATTACGTTTACCAATGTAAGGGTGCCTGTAGAAAATATTTTAGTCGGAGAAGGAGAAGGATTTGCTATAGCTCAAGGTAGACTTGGACCAGGAAGGATTCACCATTGTATGCGGGCTATAGGAGCAGCAGAGCGCGCACTGGCTTATATGTGTGAAAGAGTGCAACAAAGAGAGGCATTTGGTCGACCACTTGCTCATCAGGGGGTTATTCGGGAGTGGATTGCTGATTCTAGAATCGAAATAGAGCAAGCAAGATTACTAGTTTTAAATGCTGCCGATATGATGGATAAGGTCGGGAACAAAGCAGCTAAAAAAGAGATTGCCATGATTAAAGTGGTCGCTCCTAATGTGGCCCTAAAGGTGATCGACCGTGCGATTCAAGCATTTGGAGGAGCGGGAGTAAGTGAGGATTTTCCATTAGCAAACTCCTATGCTTTAATCCGGACGTTGCGAATCGCCGATGGACCTGATGAAGTTCACCGTCAATCGGTGGCTAAAGTAGAATTAAAAGAACAATCAGGGAAAAGACTGACTAAAATGTAA
- a CDS encoding SDR family oxidoreductase: MSRLEEMFSLEGKVAIVTGGGRGLGRQMALAYADAGAKVMICSRKIEACQQVAKEMEDNGGEALALECNIADPEQVQEVVQKTLDHFGTIDILVNNSGATWGAPVLEMPYEAWQKVMNVNVTGTFLMSQAVAKHMMEKKQGKIINIASVAGFGGVDPRIMDTICYNTSKGAVITFTKDLATKLGEHQINVNAIAPGFFPTKMSKGVLEMGGQMIIERTPLRRLGGDNDIEGVAIFLASKASDYMTGQIVAVDGGMSAM, encoded by the coding sequence ATGAGTAGATTAGAAGAAATGTTTTCCCTTGAAGGGAAGGTTGCGATTGTGACAGGGGGAGGCCGAGGACTCGGTCGCCAAATGGCTTTGGCTTATGCTGATGCAGGTGCTAAAGTTATGATTTGTTCTCGGAAAATTGAGGCCTGTCAGCAGGTGGCAAAAGAAATGGAAGACAATGGAGGGGAAGCTTTAGCCTTAGAATGTAATATTGCGGATCCTGAACAGGTCCAAGAGGTCGTGCAAAAAACATTAGACCACTTCGGGACGATTGATATTTTAGTAAATAATAGTGGGGCGACATGGGGAGCACCGGTCCTTGAAATGCCTTATGAAGCGTGGCAAAAGGTAATGAACGTCAATGTGACAGGGACTTTTCTCATGTCGCAAGCTGTGGCCAAGCATATGATGGAAAAGAAACAAGGAAAAATTATTAACATAGCTTCTGTTGCTGGTTTTGGTGGAGTGGATCCTCGCATTATGGATACCATTTGCTATAACACCAGTAAAGGAGCTGTGATTACCTTTACGAAGGATTTGGCTACAAAGCTTGGAGAGCATCAAATCAATGTGAATGCCATTGCACCTGGATTTTTCCCGACTAAGATGTCAAAGGGCGTCTTAGAAATGGGAGGACAGATGATTATAGAAAGAACGCCACTGCGCAGATTGGGGGGAGATAACGATATAGAAGGAGTAGCTATTTTTCTAGCATCTAAAGCCTCTGATTATATGACGGGGCAGATAGTTGCAGTAGACGGTGGGATGTCAGCCATGTAG
- a CDS encoding long-chain fatty acid--CoA ligase, whose translation MERVWLKHYSEHITKEIDIPDVSVGDILRQTAARFGDKKAIHFYGHEITYQELAMQAGAFASVLQDKGLKKGDRVAIMLPNCPQYVISYYGILQGGGTVTQVNPMLLGKELTHILTDSGAETIVIYEPLLPVLNKVLDQTNVKQVISVNLTGRSSDSGVATDFTDFVKSVTKPPTPPVIDPKEDIAVLQYTGGTTGRSKGAMLTHRNVVANVIQCYEYFKEEITPGEERYLTVIPIFHVFGMTSGMNLSIYSGSMNILLPKFELEEVLETIKNLQPTSFPGVPTMYVALTNHPKAEEYGIDSIRICNSGSAPMPGELLRSFEAKTGAMILEGYGLSESSPVTHCNPMFAQRKPGSIGIGVASTDYKVVDLAKGTEELPYGEVGELVIRGPQVMKGYWNMPEETANTLRDGWLYTGDIARMDEDGYVYIIDRKKDLIIAGGYNIYPRDVEEIIYEHPSVQEAVVVGVPDPYRGETVKAVVVLKEGKTCTEEELISYCRENMAAFKVPRIVEFRSELPKTNVGKILRRAIREESL comes from the coding sequence ATGGAAAGAGTGTGGTTAAAGCATTACTCAGAGCATATTACGAAAGAAATTGACATTCCTGATGTTTCGGTGGGGGATATACTGAGACAAACAGCAGCCAGATTTGGGGACAAAAAAGCGATTCACTTTTACGGACACGAAATTACTTATCAAGAATTGGCTATGCAGGCGGGAGCATTTGCTTCTGTCTTACAGGATAAAGGTCTGAAAAAAGGGGATCGAGTGGCTATTATGCTACCTAACTGTCCCCAATATGTCATCAGCTATTATGGCATACTGCAAGGTGGGGGTACGGTAACTCAAGTTAACCCAATGCTTTTAGGGAAAGAATTGACTCATATACTGACAGATTCAGGAGCGGAAACCATCGTTATTTATGAGCCACTGCTTCCTGTTTTAAACAAGGTGCTAGATCAGACCAACGTGAAGCAAGTCATTAGTGTAAATTTAACGGGCAGATCTAGTGATAGCGGAGTAGCCACTGATTTTACCGATTTTGTAAAAAGTGTGACAAAGCCGCCGACACCACCTGTTATTGATCCTAAGGAAGATATCGCTGTCCTTCAATACACTGGCGGAACGACTGGCCGCTCCAAGGGGGCTATGCTGACACATCGAAATGTGGTAGCCAACGTCATTCAGTGTTATGAGTACTTTAAGGAAGAAATCACCCCTGGGGAAGAAAGATATCTGACGGTTATTCCAATATTCCATGTGTTTGGAATGACTTCTGGAATGAATCTTTCTATTTATTCGGGATCTATGAACATTCTTCTGCCAAAATTCGAACTGGAAGAGGTTCTGGAAACCATCAAGAATCTTCAGCCAACTTCTTTTCCGGGAGTGCCAACGATGTATGTTGCGCTGACGAACCATCCGAAGGCTGAAGAATATGGAATAGATAGTATTAGAATTTGTAACAGTGGAAGTGCGCCAATGCCAGGAGAATTGTTGCGCTCCTTTGAGGCGAAGACAGGTGCCATGATTTTAGAAGGATACGGATTATCAGAGAGTTCACCGGTTACCCATTGTAACCCGATGTTCGCTCAAAGAAAGCCAGGAAGTATTGGTATTGGAGTTGCATCTACCGATTATAAGGTTGTGGACCTAGCCAAGGGTACGGAAGAACTTCCGTATGGTGAGGTAGGAGAACTTGTGATTCGCGGTCCGCAAGTCATGAAAGGCTACTGGAATATGCCAGAGGAAACCGCTAATACATTGAGAGACGGCTGGCTATATACGGGGGATATTGCCCGAATGGATGAGGACGGCTATGTCTATATCATCGATCGTAAAAAAGATTTAATCATCGCGGGTGGATATAATATTTATCCTCGTGATGTGGAGGAAATCATTTATGAGCATCCATCTGTTCAAGAAGCTGTTGTTGTTGGTGTGCCAGACCCCTATCGTGGAGAAACAGTGAAAGCTGTAGTCGTGTTAAAAGAAGGTAAAACTTGTACGGAAGAAGAGTTAATCTCTTATTGTCGTGAAAACATGGCTGCCTTTAAGGTCCCTCGTATCGTTGAATTCAGAAGTGAGTTGCCAAAAACGAATGTGGGTAAAATTTTACGCCGTGCGATTCGTGAGGAAAGCCTATAA